A single Triticum dicoccoides isolate Atlit2015 ecotype Zavitan chromosome 2A, WEW_v2.0, whole genome shotgun sequence DNA region contains:
- the LOC119355240 gene encoding protein phosphatase methylesterase 1-like — protein MEAAPLSSLQEEGEPDESSSSSAFSAAAVPPRPATHHSLHKYAPTDWSAYFDEERPVAIPDTEDVFNVYMAGSEGPVVFCLHGGGYSGLSFALAANQIKGKARVVAMDLRGHGKSSTSDDLDLSIESLTNDVIAVIRTLYGDPPPAIILVGHSMGGSVAVHVAARRAIRNLHGLVVVDVVEGTAMASLIHMQKILLNRAQHFPSIEKAIEWSVKGGPLRNIDSARISIPSTLKYDESKECYTYRTPLEKTEKYWKGWYEGLSDKFLSCPVQKILLLAGTDRLDRALTIGQMQGKFQMIVVRHTGHAIQEDVPEEFASHILNFISRNKIGPNGVEIPGLIKKWQH, from the exons ATGGAGGCCGCGCCGCTCTCCTCGCTGCAGGAGGAAGGGGAACCCGACGAatcgtcctcctcctccgccttctccgccgccgccgtgccgcctCGCCCCGCCACGCA CCACTCGCTCCACAAGTACGCGCCGACGGACTGGTCGGCCTACTTCGACGAGGAGCGCCCCGTCGCCATCCCCGACACCGAGGAC GTTTTCAACGTGTACATGGCCGGATCGGAAGGGCCCGTCGTGTTCTGTCTGCACGGAGGCGGCTACTCTGG GCTTTCATTTGCGCTAGCAGCTAATCAGATAAAGGGAAAGGCTCGTGTTGTTGCCATGGATTTACGGGGACATGGGAAATCTTCCACAAGTGATGATTTGGATCTGTCCATTGAA AGTCTTACCAATGATGTAATAGCTGTTATACGTACATTGTATGGAGATCCGCCACCAGCAATTATACTTGTTGGTCATAG CATGGGTGGTTCAGTGGCTGTACATGTGGCTGCAAGAAGAGCAATTCGTAATCTTCATGGTCTTGTTGTTGTTGATGTGGTTGAG GGAACAGCAATGGCTTCATTGATTCATATGCAGAAAATCTTATTAAATCGAGCACAGCACTTCCCGAGCATTGAAAAAGCA ATTGAATGGAGTGTGAAAGGTGGGCCGCTACGGAACATCGATTCTGCGCGTATTTCTATTCCATCTACCTTGAAGTATGATGAATCAAAGGAATG CTATACATACCGTACTCCTCTTGAGAAAACAGAGAAGTACTGGAAAGGATG GTACGAAGGTCTTTCGGACAAGTTCTTATCTTGTCCTGTACAAAAGATACTATTATTAGCTGGCACTGATAGATTGGACAG AGCTTTAACAATTGGTCAAATGCAAGGGAAGTTTCAAATGATAGTAGTTCGACACACTGGACATGCCATACAG GAAGATGTACCTGAAGAATTTGCATCACACATACTGAACTTCATATCTCGCAACAAAATAGGGCCCAATGGTGTTGAG ATACCTGGCCTCATAAAAAAATGGCAGCATTAA
- the LOC119355241 gene encoding uncharacterized protein LOC119355241 yields the protein MHLITLFTKIIGVVTIALVSIVSILGLICLSRAVYFQLWINRRGYQRLNYFNGPWLTRITLVLVAFWWGIGEVLRLTFVNGEGRFTSDQMWQANVCKFYIISNLGFAEPGLFLLLAFLLSAALQKQELGTLNRKWNQKTIRAMFIICLPSFVWEACVVFIGPRLASDDGQTSNLGKFWYSASTVHNGNVTCTYPLLSSIFLGAFYIILAIYVMFVGGQMLSLVINKGLRRRIYMLIFATMILLPRATLLGLSIVSWPGETAHETLVFTSFLVLMLAAMAGIVILVYFPVADAFAIVDQGNIEMQTDQETIL from the coding sequence ATGCACTTGATTACTTTATTCACCAAGATCATTGGTGTGGTGACCATTGCTCTCGTTTCCATAGTTTCCATCTTGGGCCTGATCTGCCTAAGCCGAGCGGTGTATTTTCAGCTGTGGATCAACAGAAGAGGCTACCAGCGACTTAACTACTTCAACGGGCCGTGGCTGACACGGATAACACTAGTATTGGTTGCCTTCTGGTGGGGTATTGGAGAAGTACTTCGGCTCACTTTCGTGAATGGAGAGGGGAGGTTCACTTCTGACCAGATGTGGCAAGCAAATGTTTGCAAATTCTATATCATCTCAAATTTGGGGTTTGCAGAGCCAGGATTGTTCTTGTTGCTCGCTTTCCTTCTCAGTGCAGCTTTACAGAAGCAAGAGCTTGGTACCTTAAACCGGAAGTGGAATCAAAAAACCATACGTGCCATGTTTATTATCTGCCTTCCTTCATTTGTCTGGGAAGCTTGTGTTGTTTTCATTGGTCCTCGTCTTGCTTCAGATGATGGCCAAACATCAAATCTTGGAAAGTTCTGGTATTCAGCCTCAACAGTCCACAATGGCAATGTCACATGCACATACCCACTGTTGAGCAGCATATTTCTTGGGGCATTCTACATCATATTGGccatttatgtgatgtttgttggaGGACAGATGCTGTCTTTGGTGATCAACAAGGGGCTCCGACGGAGGATATACATGCTAATATTTGCCACTATGATATTACTTCCCCGAGCTACACTTCTTGGGCTCTCCATTGTTTCATGGCCAGGTGAAACAGCCCATGAAACTCTCGTATTTacctccttcctggtgctgatgctTGCTGCCATGGCTGGTATTGTGATTTTGGTGTATTTTCCGGTTGCTGATGCCTTTGCTATAGTTGATCAAGGGAACATTGAGATGCAAACGGATCAGGAGACTATCCTATGA